From Topomyia yanbarensis strain Yona2022 chromosome 1, ASM3024719v1, whole genome shotgun sequence, one genomic window encodes:
- the LOC131677575 gene encoding uncharacterized protein LOC131677575 — MRRYPSVDQQHAAAVQIVKLFPQLSNTRVTPTAPDESFFFWRNGGKEKGAHTGMIFHRIRNVIKQLPAEKHKYNRGTMPVEESVSTELVERAQLLRVMLASASVAEHICDEMDRCFPVLKLLLKEKKPVNDILDMFPHLCSYEGLVIRQMFERLYPNRTEGLKIEDVFSQCLSYSPSRFSRVEDDHIRGCLRIISHMPIRGQKRTLVGCPTVGEEHSASILIRWIGECLDTYVASPATDSKLHMVCVASPMKRGNYAVICEKKVIFETNNSIHAVEILFKCHAVLGVEVPPNFRMFWDFLACAIYNIIPHSQRTTVNRLVQTFIEVSRARIDNK, encoded by the exons ATGCGCAGGTATCCTTCTGTTGATCAACAGCATGCGGCAGCTGTTCAAATCGTAAAATTATTTCCACAACTTAGTAATACGCGAGTCACACCAACTGCTCCTGATGAG TCATTTTTCTTTTGGCGCAACGGAGGCAAGGAAAAGGGTGCTCATACTGGCATGATATTTCATCGCATCCGGAATGTCATCAAACAGCTACCTGCAGAAAAACATAAATATAATCGAGGAACTATGCCTGTAGAAGAGTCCGTTTCAACTGAACTTGTAGAGCGGGCTCAATTGCTCCGAGTAATGCTTGCATCGGCATCAGTAGCAGaacatatttgtgatgaaatggaccGATGCTTTCCAGTCCTCAAACTGttattaaaagaaaagaaacccgTTAATGATATCTTGGATATGTTTCCACACCTGTGTTCATATGAAGGATTGGTG ATTCGTCAAATGTTTGAGAGATTGTATCCTAACAGAACAGAAGGTCTCAAAATCGAGGATGTCTTCTCTCAGTGTCTATCTTATTCACCGTCCAGATTCTCTAGAGTAGAAGATg ATCACATTCGAGGATGCTTGAGAATAATTTCTCATATGCCAATTCGCGGACAAAAAAGAACGCTGGTAGGCTGTCCAACTGTAGGCGAAGAACATTCGGCTTCAATTTTAATTCGTTGGATTGGG GAGTGCTTAGATACATACGTGGCATCCCCCGCAACTGATTCCAAACTACACATGGTGTGCGTAGCAAGCCCGATGAAAAGAGGAAATTATGCCGTCAtttgtgagaaaaaagttatattcgagaCTAACAATTCTATTCATGCAgtggaaattttattcaaatgccACGCAGTTCTCGGAGTGGAGGTGCCACCTAATTTTAGAATGTTTTGGGACTTTCTGGCATGTgccatatataatataattccgCACAGTCAGAGGACAACTGTGAATAGACTCGTCCAAACTTTTATTGAAGTTTCCCGCGCACGTATTGACAACAAATAa